One uncultured Tolumonas sp. DNA segment encodes these proteins:
- the rbfA gene encoding 30S ribosome-binding factor RbfA: MLRPEQLEDQVHFLLSTLIQRELRDPDLGFVTLTAVRLTGDRSMARVYYTVLGDEEQSGKTRKALGRAAGFLRTQLAQRLKMRRVPELRFFPDTTLEEGNRMESLFAEIRKEEEEHPREAAGADDPEA, translated from the coding sequence ATGCTTCGTCCCGAACAACTTGAAGACCAGGTCCACTTCCTGCTTTCCACCCTCATCCAGCGGGAGCTCCGCGATCCGGACCTCGGCTTCGTGACGCTCACGGCCGTGCGCCTGACGGGCGACCGCAGCATGGCGAGGGTCTACTACACCGTGCTGGGCGACGAGGAGCAGAGCGGGAAGACCCGCAAGGCGCTCGGTCGGGCCGCCGGCTTCCTGCGCACCCAGCTGGCCCAGCGCCTGAAGATGCGGCGCGTTCCCGAGCTGCGCTTCTTCCCCGATACGACCCTCGAGGAGGGCAACCGCATGGAGAGCCTCTTCGCCGAGATCCGGAAGGAGGAGGAGGAACACCCCAGGGAAGCTGCAGGCGCGGACGATCCCGAGGCATGA
- a CDS encoding CBS domain-containing protein has translation MTAHVNTSPEFRSLYFSRVFKKPVRIQGRRRRHGRASDIVFALQEPLPKAVGLFLDRGWGKPTEFIPWDRVKAMDETGVTVLPPDEGDRYPAFQDQPGWILADKHLMGRTILDIDDRDIEVVNDVLMQESADGWLLAAVDASFNGWFRKWGLESLTSLIKDDLIAWKWVQPLSVEDAAATDRLQLSVTKEQLHDLPKEDLADALEELSGPEQEALFSALEPGKAAETLSEAEPRAQRQIIAHLREERARNILASLSTPQLVDLLTVLPHEDARELVELLPDQRRARVQALLSEREVTALDFMSRTFLTVVPLATVREAQALVRDSGFEYHDISYLYVVDPQDQALLGVVDARQLLVEPESTVLEQVMTSPAVAADADAIREDLTTLFQKYHYRMLPVVDAEDRIQGVIRYNDVMTSAGARA, from the coding sequence ATGACTGCGCATGTGAACACCTCGCCAGAGTTCCGGAGCCTCTACTTCTCCCGCGTGTTCAAGAAGCCCGTGCGGATCCAGGGCCGCCGCCGCCGGCACGGCCGGGCCTCGGACATCGTCTTCGCCCTGCAGGAGCCCCTGCCGAAGGCCGTGGGGCTCTTCCTCGACCGCGGCTGGGGCAAGCCCACCGAGTTCATCCCCTGGGACCGGGTCAAGGCCATGGACGAGACGGGAGTCACGGTGCTCCCACCGGACGAGGGCGACCGCTATCCCGCCTTCCAGGACCAGCCGGGCTGGATCCTGGCGGACAAGCACCTGATGGGCCGCACCATCCTGGACATCGATGACCGCGACATCGAGGTGGTGAACGATGTCCTGATGCAGGAGTCCGCCGACGGCTGGCTGCTCGCCGCCGTGGACGCCTCCTTCAATGGCTGGTTCCGGAAGTGGGGCCTGGAGAGCCTGACCAGCCTGATCAAGGACGACCTCATCGCCTGGAAGTGGGTGCAGCCCCTGTCCGTGGAGGATGCGGCCGCGACCGACCGCCTCCAGCTGTCCGTCACCAAGGAGCAGCTGCACGATCTCCCGAAGGAAGACCTGGCCGACGCCCTGGAGGAGTTGTCCGGCCCGGAGCAGGAAGCCCTCTTCTCCGCCCTCGAGCCCGGGAAGGCCGCCGAGACCCTCTCGGAGGCCGAGCCGCGGGCCCAGCGCCAGATCATCGCCCACCTGCGCGAGGAACGGGCCCGGAACATCCTGGCCAGCCTCTCCACGCCGCAGCTCGTGGATCTGCTCACGGTGCTGCCCCACGAGGACGCCCGGGAGCTGGTGGAACTGCTCCCGGATCAGCGCCGGGCGCGGGTTCAGGCCCTCCTCTCCGAGCGCGAAGTGACGGCCCTGGACTTCATGTCCCGCACGTTCCTGACGGTGGTCCCCCTTGCCACCGTCCGGGAGGCCCAGGCGCTGGTCCGGGATTCCGGGTTCGAGTACCACGACATCTCCTACCTCTACGTGGTGGATCCGCAGGACCAGGCCCTGCTGGGCGTCGTGGACGCCCGCCAGCTCCTGGTCGAGCCCGAGTCGACCGTGCTGGAGCAGGTCATGACCAGCCCGGCCGTGGCGGCCGATGCGGATGCGATCCGCGAGGACCTCACCACGCTGTTCCAGAAGTACCACTACCGGATGCTCCCCGTGGTGGATGCGGAGGACCGCATCCAGGGCGTCATCCGCTACAACGACGTCATGACGAGCGCCGGCGCGCGCGCATAG
- a CDS encoding NAD(+)/NADH kinase, with translation MPNPVVAIVAKTKSEKLAATLQAVVPSFLERGWTATGSRALSVFWRQAGFPESRFRADPLYFVGVEAPDLCLVLGGDGTLLSAARSVGILGTPILGVNLGTLGFLTPHPASEARETVEAYFEGRLPREERIMLYAELQRDDRILAKQAVMNDAVIHKGAMARIMDFRLRVEGMEAAIMRADGLIVATPTGSTAYALSAGGPILHPAMDAWVIAPICPHTLNLRPTVIPADLSVTLILGDAPNSHLTLDGQLEFPLAPEDRIKLRKSRHRITLLQNPDLPFFSVLQEKLHWNHR, from the coding sequence ATGCCCAACCCCGTCGTCGCGATCGTCGCCAAGACCAAGTCCGAGAAGCTCGCCGCTACGCTTCAGGCCGTCGTCCCCTCCTTCCTGGAGCGCGGCTGGACGGCCACCGGCAGCCGGGCCCTCTCGGTCTTCTGGCGCCAGGCGGGCTTTCCCGAAAGCAGGTTCAGGGCGGATCCGCTCTATTTCGTGGGGGTGGAGGCACCGGACCTGTGCCTGGTACTGGGAGGCGACGGCACCCTGCTCTCGGCGGCCCGGAGCGTGGGCATCCTGGGAACGCCGATCCTGGGCGTGAACCTGGGCACCCTGGGCTTCCTGACCCCCCACCCCGCCAGCGAGGCCCGGGAGACTGTCGAGGCCTACTTCGAGGGGCGGCTGCCCCGCGAGGAGCGGATCATGCTCTACGCGGAGCTGCAGCGGGACGACCGGATCCTGGCCAAGCAGGCGGTGATGAACGACGCGGTGATCCACAAGGGAGCCATGGCCCGGATCATGGACTTCCGGCTGCGGGTGGAGGGCATGGAGGCCGCCATCATGCGGGCGGACGGCCTGATCGTCGCCACGCCCACCGGCTCCACCGCCTACGCCCTTTCGGCGGGCGGGCCGATCCTGCACCCGGCCATGGACGCCTGGGTCATCGCGCCCATCTGTCCTCACACCTTGAACCTGCGCCCCACGGTGATCCCGGCGGACCTCTCCGTGACCCTGATCCTGGGGGATGCGCCGAACTCCCACCTGACCCTGGACGGCCAGCTGGAGTTCCCCCTGGCGCCCGAGGACCGGATCAAGCTCCGGAAGTCCCGGCACCGCATCACGCTGCTCCAGAATCCCGACCTGCCCTTCTTCAGCGTGCTCCAGGAGAAGCTGCACTGGAACCACCGGTAG
- a CDS encoding NRAMP family divalent metal transporter produces the protein MYFLSKTFHQLERWRRRLLIFLAVLGPGIIVMVADNDAGGISTYAVTGSKYGMRLLWIFIILIPMAYYVQEMTVRLGAVTKRGHAEAIFEGFGPFWGWFSIADLAITNWLTLITEYIGMITAGAMFGIPPIVTFVGVTLILFGVVLSGKYWTFEKLTLFFCLFNLVYIPAAFWAMKTPSAPGWGVVGHGLIPSLPAGLDLDAAGQLIHIPGGISGTLLFILLANIGTTIAPWMIFFQQSAVVDKGLDIHDIRMGKLETLVGSILTCLVAAFIIITTAAALHHHTPPIVVDDAARTADALTPLLPHGQGELARKLFAIGLFDAGFLGALCISLSSSWAVGEVFGWAHSLNKSVKDAPWFYVIYLGMLITSGAVVLIPKAPLVMITMFVQVVAVTLLPSALIFLILILNDEQFMGKHVSSRSQNVINWSIVIFVSLMSTLFAVSTLFPGFLEHLSGRV, from the coding sequence ATGTACTTCCTGAGCAAGACCTTTCATCAGCTCGAGCGCTGGCGGCGCCGGCTGCTCATCTTCCTCGCCGTCCTCGGCCCCGGGATCATTGTCATGGTCGCCGACAACGATGCCGGCGGCATCTCCACCTATGCGGTCACCGGCTCCAAGTACGGCATGAGGCTGCTGTGGATCTTCATCATCCTGATCCCCATGGCGTATTACGTGCAGGAAATGACCGTTCGCCTGGGTGCCGTGACAAAACGCGGGCACGCCGAGGCGATCTTCGAGGGTTTCGGCCCGTTCTGGGGCTGGTTCTCCATCGCCGACCTGGCCATCACCAACTGGCTCACCCTGATCACCGAATACATCGGGATGATCACCGCGGGCGCCATGTTCGGCATTCCGCCCATCGTCACCTTCGTCGGGGTGACCTTGATCCTGTTCGGCGTCGTGCTCTCGGGCAAGTACTGGACGTTCGAAAAACTCACGCTGTTCTTCTGCCTCTTCAACCTCGTCTACATCCCGGCGGCGTTCTGGGCCATGAAGACCCCGTCGGCCCCCGGCTGGGGCGTCGTGGGCCACGGCCTCATCCCGAGCCTGCCGGCCGGGCTGGACCTGGACGCGGCGGGACAGCTCATCCACATACCGGGCGGGATCTCCGGGACCCTGCTCTTCATCCTGCTGGCCAACATCGGGACTACCATCGCGCCGTGGATGATCTTCTTCCAGCAGAGCGCCGTGGTGGACAAGGGGCTCGATATCCACGACATCCGGATGGGCAAGCTGGAGACCCTGGTGGGCTCCATCCTCACCTGCCTGGTGGCCGCGTTCATCATCATCACGACGGCCGCGGCCCTGCACCACCACACCCCCCCCATCGTGGTGGACGACGCGGCCAGGACCGCGGACGCCCTGACGCCGCTGCTGCCCCACGGCCAGGGCGAGCTGGCGCGCAAGCTGTTCGCCATCGGGCTGTTCGATGCCGGCTTCCTGGGCGCGCTCTGCATCTCCCTGTCCAGCAGCTGGGCTGTGGGCGAGGTGTTCGGCTGGGCCCACAGCCTGAACAAGAGTGTGAAGGACGCGCCCTGGTTCTACGTGATCTACCTGGGCATGCTCATCACCTCCGGGGCCGTGGTGCTCATCCCGAAGGCGCCCCTGGTGATGATCACCATGTTCGTGCAGGTGGTGGCGGTGACCCTGCTGCCATCCGCCCTCATCTTCCTGATCCTGATCCTGAACGACGAGCAGTTCATGGGAAAACATGTGAGCAGCCGCTCCCAGAACGTCATCAACTGGTCCATCGTGATCTTCGTCTCCCTCATGTCGACGCTGTTCGCCGTTTCCACGCTGTTCCCGGGATTCCTGGAACACCTGTCCGGGAGGGTCTGA